A DNA window from SAR202 cluster bacterium contains the following coding sequences:
- a CDS encoding helix-turn-helix domain-containing protein → MKELTMSEREAKRTVVLNAVLEKRLTKAQAATALGVSERQVWRLLATYRKDGAAGLVHGNRG, encoded by the coding sequence TGAGCGAGAGAGAGGCTAAACGAACGGTAGTGTTGAACGCTGTCCTTGAGAAGCGATTGACAAAGGCTCAAGCTGCCACGGCATTGGGGGTATCGGAGCGCCAGGTATGGAGGCTTCTGGCGACCTACCGGAAGGATGGAGCGGCAGGGCTGGTCCATGGCAATCGAGGAC